A single window of Bombus affinis isolate iyBomAffi1 chromosome 15, iyBomAffi1.2, whole genome shotgun sequence DNA harbors:
- the LOC126924797 gene encoding putative uncharacterized protein DDB_G0277255 isoform X1, protein MELHTPKRETRLLTEALPCSPPMCDSMLYPWNWGDEARNVNLSPGSSCSSPEYREHSVVATRNGPRSRSGGSESHRRGRPRADALSNLMMQGSTSPSSIKCTYCSRVFPREKSLQAHLRTHTGERPYPCDYPGCTKAFTQSGQLKTHQRLHTGEKPFLCTEPGCEMRFTHANRHCPDHPYATLTRSDDFVLKPVSENTELPHDVTRWLERYKMSREREDRTPTGKNERKKKTWKSSSENHKRVKSRKGLMMDATGEQENLDCKQSNQRLYCGESQDSQEESQDEDPAVLQTSEDEEISTKLAITPLRRPLDRLQPKKRWLREACLEQQLAKPLNWDTKPINVPITTSFKINGNQMQWSSPVDNSSALLDNSCLNACKEIELAKSEVDSPYTSTQISWDGATENESLEPSVKEEPKYVFETSNTLSQNIWNSSQHHMNNFSNNTNQMKTNINHSISKFEPSKSPNHTYWDNNLRNETTESPINQSNVKIRDFAQKDISRQNTFMNSHISENVTRPTVLMLAGSFNNNNNNNNNNNNKDAISKVPPIESETGLKVVVLKQEDNIIKLPIPEDSQKWLGALALMELAKNQEETGRGNNATIYLLLSAIPYNDTKICVILRILKKFTEENFLSKILDEVCKVFNWNKYNYYL, encoded by the exons ATGGAATTGCACACGCCAAAGCGCGAGACGCGTCTATTGACAGAAGCGTTGCCGTGCAGTCCGCCAATGTGCGATAGCATGCTTTATCCATGGAACTGGGGCGATGAGGCGAGAAACGTGAATCTTAGTCCGGGTAGCTCGTGCTCGTCGCCGGAATACAGGGAGCATAGTGTGGTAGCCACGCGAAACGGGCCTCGGTCACGTTCAGGAGGCTCGGAGAGTCATCGTCGTGGTCGACCAAGAGCCGATGCTCTTTCCAATCTTATGATGCAAGGAAGCACCTCACCGAGCAGTATAAAATGTACTTATTGTAGCCGTGTATTCCCTAGAGAAAAAAGCCTCCAAGCACATTTGCGTACCCACACAG ggGAACGTCCATATCCATGTGATTATCCTGGATGTACAAAAGCTTTTACACAGTCAGGGCAATTAAAGACCCACCAACGACTGCACACAGGAGAGAAACCTTTTTTATGTACAGAACCTGGCTGTGAAATGAGATTTACGCATGCCAATAGGCATTGTCCAGATCATCCATATGCCACTCTCACACGATCTGATGATTTTGTATTAAAACCAGTATCAGAGAATACTGAATTACCTCATGATGTTACTAGATGGCTAGAACGTTACAAAATGTCCAGGGAAAGGGAGGATAGAACACCTACAGGAAAGAATGAACGTAAGAAAAAGACATGGAAGAGTAGCTCAGAGAATCACAAAAGGGTTAAGTCTAGAAAAGGTCTGATGATGGATGCAACAGGAGAGCAAGAAAATCTAGATTGCAAGCAATCTAATCAAAGATTGTATTGTGGAGAGAGTCAAGACAGTCAAGAAGAAAGTCAAGATGAAGATCCAGCAGTATTACAAACATCTGAAGATGAAGAAATATCAACGAAGTTAGCAATTACTCCCTTAAGAAGACCATTAGATAGACTGCAGCCAAAGAAAAGATGGTTACGCGAAGCTTGTTTAGAACAGCAACTAGCCAAACCTTTAAATTGGGACACTAAACCCATCAATGTACCTATAACTACTTCGTTTAAAATTAATGGTAACCAAATGCAGTGGAGCTCACCTGTTGATAATTCATCTGCCTTATTAGATAATTCATGTTTAAATGCATGTAAAGAAATTGAACTTGCAAAGTCAGAAGTAGATTCTCCTTATACATCTACACAAATATCTTGGGATGGAGCTACTGAAAATGAATCTCTAGAACCATCTGTAAAAGAAGAACCAAAATATGTATTTGAAACATCAAATACATTATCTCAAAACATTTGGAATTCTTCACAGCATCAtatgaacaatttttcgaataaCACGAACCAAATGAAAACCAATATTAATCACTCTATTTCTAAGTTTGAACCTTCCAAAAGTCCGAATCATACGTATTGGGACAATAATTTAAGAAACGAAACGACTGAATCTCCAATAAATCAGTCTAACGTGAAAATTCGGGATTTTGCTCAAAAAGATATTTCCAGACAAAATACATTTATGAATTCTCATATTAGCGAAAATGTGACGAGACCAACTGTGTTAATGTTGGCTGGAagtttcaataataataacaacaacaataacaataacaataataaagatGCAATTTCAAAAGTACCACCAATTGAATCTGAAACAGGATTAAAAGTAGTTGTCCTTAAACAGGAGGATAATATTATCAAGTTACCAATTCCAGAAGATAGCCAGAAATGGCTAGGAGCTTTAGCTTTGATGGAATTAGCTAAAAATCAAGAAGAGACAGGGAGAG GTAATAATgcaacaatttatttattattatcggccataccatataacgatacaaAAATTTGTGTGATacttagaatattaaaaaaatttacaGAGGAAAATTTTTTGTCGAAAATATTGgatgaagtttgtaaagtatttaattggaataaatataattattatttataa
- the LOC126924797 gene encoding putative uncharacterized protein DDB_G0277255 isoform X2 encodes MELHTPKRETRLLTEALPCSPPMCDSMLYPWNWGDEARNVNLSPGSSCSSPEYREHSVVATRNGPRSRSGGSESHRRGRPRADALSNLMMQGSTSPSSIKCTYCSRVFPREKSLQAHLRTHTGERPYPCDYPGCTKAFTQSGQLKTHQRLHTGEKPFLCTEPGCEMRFTHANRHCPDHPYATLTRSDDFVLKPVSENTELPHDVTRWLERYKMSREREDRTPTGKNERKKKTWKSSSENHKRVKSRKGLMMDATGEQENLDCKQSNQRLYCGESQDSQEESQDEDPAVLQTSEDEEISTKLAITPLRRPLDRLQPKKRWLREACLEQQLAKPLNWDTKPINVPITTSFKINGNQMQWSSPVDNSSALLDNSCLNACKEIELAKSEVDSPYTSTQISWDGATENESLEPSVKEEPKYVFETSNTLSQNIWNSSQHHMNNFSNNTNQMKTNINHSISKFEPSKSPNHTYWDNNLRNETTESPINQSNVKIRDFAQKDISRQNTFMNSHISENVTRPTVLMLAGSFNNNNNNNNNNNNKDAISKVPPIESETGLKVVVLKQEDNIIKLPIPEDSQKWLGALALMELAKNQEETGRGVIMQQFIYYYRPYHITIQKFV; translated from the exons ATGGAATTGCACACGCCAAAGCGCGAGACGCGTCTATTGACAGAAGCGTTGCCGTGCAGTCCGCCAATGTGCGATAGCATGCTTTATCCATGGAACTGGGGCGATGAGGCGAGAAACGTGAATCTTAGTCCGGGTAGCTCGTGCTCGTCGCCGGAATACAGGGAGCATAGTGTGGTAGCCACGCGAAACGGGCCTCGGTCACGTTCAGGAGGCTCGGAGAGTCATCGTCGTGGTCGACCAAGAGCCGATGCTCTTTCCAATCTTATGATGCAAGGAAGCACCTCACCGAGCAGTATAAAATGTACTTATTGTAGCCGTGTATTCCCTAGAGAAAAAAGCCTCCAAGCACATTTGCGTACCCACACAG ggGAACGTCCATATCCATGTGATTATCCTGGATGTACAAAAGCTTTTACACAGTCAGGGCAATTAAAGACCCACCAACGACTGCACACAGGAGAGAAACCTTTTTTATGTACAGAACCTGGCTGTGAAATGAGATTTACGCATGCCAATAGGCATTGTCCAGATCATCCATATGCCACTCTCACACGATCTGATGATTTTGTATTAAAACCAGTATCAGAGAATACTGAATTACCTCATGATGTTACTAGATGGCTAGAACGTTACAAAATGTCCAGGGAAAGGGAGGATAGAACACCTACAGGAAAGAATGAACGTAAGAAAAAGACATGGAAGAGTAGCTCAGAGAATCACAAAAGGGTTAAGTCTAGAAAAGGTCTGATGATGGATGCAACAGGAGAGCAAGAAAATCTAGATTGCAAGCAATCTAATCAAAGATTGTATTGTGGAGAGAGTCAAGACAGTCAAGAAGAAAGTCAAGATGAAGATCCAGCAGTATTACAAACATCTGAAGATGAAGAAATATCAACGAAGTTAGCAATTACTCCCTTAAGAAGACCATTAGATAGACTGCAGCCAAAGAAAAGATGGTTACGCGAAGCTTGTTTAGAACAGCAACTAGCCAAACCTTTAAATTGGGACACTAAACCCATCAATGTACCTATAACTACTTCGTTTAAAATTAATGGTAACCAAATGCAGTGGAGCTCACCTGTTGATAATTCATCTGCCTTATTAGATAATTCATGTTTAAATGCATGTAAAGAAATTGAACTTGCAAAGTCAGAAGTAGATTCTCCTTATACATCTACACAAATATCTTGGGATGGAGCTACTGAAAATGAATCTCTAGAACCATCTGTAAAAGAAGAACCAAAATATGTATTTGAAACATCAAATACATTATCTCAAAACATTTGGAATTCTTCACAGCATCAtatgaacaatttttcgaataaCACGAACCAAATGAAAACCAATATTAATCACTCTATTTCTAAGTTTGAACCTTCCAAAAGTCCGAATCATACGTATTGGGACAATAATTTAAGAAACGAAACGACTGAATCTCCAATAAATCAGTCTAACGTGAAAATTCGGGATTTTGCTCAAAAAGATATTTCCAGACAAAATACATTTATGAATTCTCATATTAGCGAAAATGTGACGAGACCAACTGTGTTAATGTTGGCTGGAagtttcaataataataacaacaacaataacaataacaataataaagatGCAATTTCAAAAGTACCACCAATTGAATCTGAAACAGGATTAAAAGTAGTTGTCCTTAAACAGGAGGATAATATTATCAAGTTACCAATTCCAGAAGATAGCCAGAAATGGCTAGGAGCTTTAGCTTTGATGGAATTAGCTAAAAATCAAGAAGAGACAGGGAGAGGT GTAATAATgcaacaatttatttattattatcggccataccatataacgatacaaAAATTTGTGTGA